The following are encoded in a window of Strigops habroptila isolate Jane chromosome 9, bStrHab1.2.pri, whole genome shotgun sequence genomic DNA:
- the PDCD7 gene encoding programmed cell death protein 7, protein MAQPPPFGGRFPPPFRAFPPPVGPFPPPAAPFPGPAARPGPFAAAAAPPPFLVPPPAGPEGEARPRFPPSGGPFFPAAAPPFPPRAAAEEDAAQRQQDELWLSQFLGRRRAAPPPPPPPAAASPSSARELVVAALGRVARLAALCRALRQREAEGDEAGWDRAREEAEGARRELREVVRPLREPGYREALRRKVERARKRRQRLQRRKQEAKAAKEEEKARAAEREAKIDQWRAKCIQEVEEKNRERELKAAADSVLSEVRKKQADTKRMVDILRALEKLRKLRKEAAARKGVCPPPSADEAFETQVESLKTLLKNRTELYEAEERALRVMLEGEQEEERKREMEKKQKKEREKLLQQKLEMDSKLFGDPDEFPLAHLLQPFRDYYLQAEHSVAALIQIRHEWDQYLVPADHPEGSSIPPGWVLPSLPTNDTWATAVR, encoded by the exons ATGGCGCAGCCGCCTCCCTTCGGCGGGCGCTTCCCGCCGCCGTTCCGAGCCTTCCCGCCGCCGGTGGGGCCCttcccgccgcccgccgcgcccttccccggccccgccgcccgaCCGGGGCCCTtcgcggcggcggccgcgccTCCGCCTTTCCTGGTGCCGCCGCCGGCCGGGCCCGAGGGCGAAGCGAGGCCGCGCTTCCCGCCGAGCGGCGGCCCGTTCTtcccggcggcggcgccgccgtTCCCGCCGCGGGCGGCGGCTGAGGAGGACGCGGCGCAGCGGCAGCAGGACGAGCTATGGCTGTCGCAGTTCCTGGGCCGGCGCCGGGCCGCTccccctccgccgccgccgcccgcggccgccagccccagcagtgcccGGGAGCTGGTGGTGGCGGCACTGGGGCGGGTGGCGCGGCTGGCCGCGCTCTGCCGGGCCCTGCGGCAGCGGGAGGCCGAGGGCGACGAGGCCGGCTGGGACCGGGCGCGGGAGGAGGCGGAGGGAGCGCGGCGGGAGCTGCGGGAGGTCGTGCGGCCCCTGCGGGAGCCCGGCTACCGGGAGGCGCTGCGGAGGAAGGTGGAGAGAgcgaggaagaggaggcagcgGCTGCAGCGGAGGAAGCAGGAGGCCAAGGCGgccaaggaggaggagaaggccCGGGCCGCCGAGCGGGAGGCCAAGATCGACCAGTGGAGAGCCAAGTGCATCcaggaggtggaggagaagaACCGG GAACGAGAACTTAAGGCTGCTGCAGACAGTGTGTTATCTGAAGTACGGAAGAAACAAGCAGACACAAAGAGGATGGTGGACATCCTGCGCGCGTTGGAGAAGCTTCGGAAACTGAGGAAAGAGGCTGCTGCCAGGAAAG GTGTTTGTCCACCTCCCTCAGCAGATGAAGCATTTGAAACTCAGGTGGAGAGTCTCAAAACGTTGCTCAAAAATCGCACAGAGCTGTATGAAGCTGAGGAGAGAGCATTAAGAGTTATGCTGGAGGgagaacaggaggaggaaaggaagagagaaatggaaaagaaacagaagaaggaaagagaaaaactacTACAGCAAAAACTCGAAATGGATTCCAAGCTGTTTGGGGATCCAG ATGAATTTCCTCTAGCACACCTACTGCAGCCCTTCCGAGACTATTACTTACAGGCTGAGCATTCTGTAGCAGCTCTAATCCAGATCAG